From the genome of Stegostoma tigrinum isolate sSteTig4 chromosome 32, sSteTig4.hap1, whole genome shotgun sequence, one region includes:
- the scn3b gene encoding sodium channel subunit beta-3 isoform X1, with translation MRFRNTFLYSVPLLVILLVRCCWLVCVEVPSDTEALHGTNMKLTCISCMKREEVNTDTMVEWTYVTNDGKEIAIYEYNGEPRELKGPYQGRILWNGSKDLQDVSITIVNVTLNDSGLYRCTIKRYFNYEIHRPSVTDVKEVQLTVHEDALEDFTAYISEIMMYLLLVFLTLWLVIEMIYCYRKILKSEEAAQENATDYLAIPSGNKENQSTVPVEE, from the exons TGCGTTGTTGTTGGTTAGTCTGTGTTGAGGTTCCTTCAGACACTGAAGCTTTACATGGGACCAACATGAAACTCACTTGCATTTCCTGCATGAAGAGAGAAGAAGTCAATACAGACACTATGGTTGAATGGACCTACGTTACCAATGATGGGAAGGAGATAGCA ATTTATGAGTACAACGGAGAGCCACGAGAGCTAAAAGGACCTTATCAGGGCAGGATTCTGTGGAATGGAAGTAAAGACCTACAAGATGTATCCATAACCATAGTGAATGTTACACTAAACGACAGCGGTCTGTACCGGTGCACGATCAAACGGTATTTTAATTATGAGATACACAGACCCTCTGTGACGGATGTGAAAGAAGTGCAGCTAACAGTACATGAAGACG CCCTTGAAGATTTTACAGCATACATTTCAGAAATCATGATGTATCTTCTCCTTGTTTTCCTCACTTTATGGCTTGTTATAGAAATGATATATTGCTATAGGAAGATCCTGAAATCAGAAGAAGCTGCACAAGAAAATGC AACAGACTACCTGGCGATACCTTCTGGAAACAAAGAGAATCAGTCCACGGTTCCTGTGGAGGAGTAG
- the scn3b gene encoding sodium channel subunit beta-3 isoform X2, protein MRFRNTFLYSVPLLVILLVRCCWLVCVEVPSDTEALHGTNMKLTCISCMKREEVNTDTMVEWTYVTNDGKEIAIYEYNGEPRELKGPYQGRILWNGSKDLQDVSITIVNVTLNDSGLYRCTIKRYFNYEIHRPSVTDVKEVQLTVHEDEMIYCYRKILKSEEAAQENATDYLAIPSGNKENQSTVPVEE, encoded by the exons TGCGTTGTTGTTGGTTAGTCTGTGTTGAGGTTCCTTCAGACACTGAAGCTTTACATGGGACCAACATGAAACTCACTTGCATTTCCTGCATGAAGAGAGAAGAAGTCAATACAGACACTATGGTTGAATGGACCTACGTTACCAATGATGGGAAGGAGATAGCA ATTTATGAGTACAACGGAGAGCCACGAGAGCTAAAAGGACCTTATCAGGGCAGGATTCTGTGGAATGGAAGTAAAGACCTACAAGATGTATCCATAACCATAGTGAATGTTACACTAAACGACAGCGGTCTGTACCGGTGCACGATCAAACGGTATTTTAATTATGAGATACACAGACCCTCTGTGACGGATGTGAAAGAAGTGCAGCTAACAGTACATGAAGACG AAATGATATATTGCTATAGGAAGATCCTGAAATCAGAAGAAGCTGCACAAGAAAATGC AACAGACTACCTGGCGATACCTTCTGGAAACAAAGAGAATCAGTCCACGGTTCCTGTGGAGGAGTAG